A portion of the Oxynema aestuarii AP17 genome contains these proteins:
- a CDS encoding folate/biopterin family MFS transporter codes for MLISPQTLAQIKASVKEKLLFGNEPSPELTAILLVYFVQGILGLARLAVSFFLKDELALSPAEVSALMGIAALPWIVKPLFGFISDGLPIFGYRRRPYIVLSGILGALAWVSMATVVQTGWAATAVMLVSSLSVAVSDVIVDSLVVERARQESQSEAGSLQSLCWGASALGGLITAYLSGSLLEQFNTQTVFLITATFPLIVSAVAWLIDEEKVRDRRPGLTKVKQQIGQLKTAISQKAIWLPTAFLFIWQATPSSDSAFFFFTTNELGFQPEFLGRVRLVTSLASLLGIWLFQRFFKTINFRTMFAWTTVLSALLGMTSLLLVTHANRAIGIDDAWFSIGDSLILTVMGQIAYMPVLVLAARLCPSGVEATLFALLMSVTNLAGLSSYELGALLTHWLGVTETNFENLWLLVVITNVSTLLPLPFLNWLPGSHDDNNGGGRAIAPDEPSNPVFQDNSQPVESLQV; via the coding sequence GGTCTACTTCGTTCAGGGGATCCTCGGTTTGGCCCGCTTGGCGGTCAGCTTCTTCCTCAAAGACGAACTCGCCCTCTCTCCCGCCGAAGTCTCCGCCTTGATGGGGATTGCGGCCCTCCCTTGGATTGTCAAGCCCCTTTTTGGCTTTATTTCCGACGGTTTGCCCATTTTCGGCTATCGTCGCCGTCCTTACATCGTCCTGTCCGGGATCTTGGGCGCCCTGGCGTGGGTGAGTATGGCGACAGTCGTACAGACGGGATGGGCGGCGACGGCGGTGATGCTGGTCAGTTCCCTGTCCGTGGCGGTCAGCGACGTGATTGTCGATTCTCTGGTCGTCGAACGGGCCCGCCAGGAGTCGCAAAGCGAAGCGGGTTCCCTACAGTCTCTCTGCTGGGGCGCCTCGGCCCTCGGCGGTTTGATTACCGCCTATTTGAGTGGGTCGTTACTCGAACAATTCAATACCCAAACGGTGTTTTTAATCACTGCAACCTTCCCGTTAATCGTATCGGCAGTTGCTTGGTTAATTGACGAAGAAAAAGTGCGCGATCGCCGTCCCGGATTGACCAAAGTCAAACAACAAATCGGACAATTAAAAACAGCAATTTCTCAAAAAGCGATCTGGTTGCCCACCGCCTTTTTATTCATCTGGCAGGCGACCCCTTCCTCCGATTCTGCCTTCTTTTTCTTCACCACCAACGAGTTAGGCTTTCAGCCGGAATTTCTCGGGCGGGTTCGCTTGGTCACCAGTCTCGCCTCATTATTAGGAATTTGGTTATTCCAGCGCTTCTTTAAAACCATTAACTTTCGGACGATGTTCGCCTGGACTACCGTGTTATCGGCCCTGTTGGGAATGACCAGTTTGTTACTCGTCACCCATGCGAATCGGGCGATCGGAATTGACGATGCGTGGTTCAGCATCGGCGACAGTTTGATCCTCACGGTCATGGGACAAATTGCCTATATGCCCGTGTTAGTTTTAGCCGCCCGCTTGTGTCCGTCCGGCGTCGAAGCGACCTTATTCGCCTTGTTAATGTCCGTGACCAATTTAGCCGGACTGAGTTCTTATGAATTGGGAGCCTTACTCACCCATTGGCTGGGGGTTACAGAAACCAATTTCGAGAATTTGTGGCTGTTAGTCGTGATTACCAATGTCAGCACTTTACTACCGTTGCCCTTTTTAAACTGGCTGCCCGGGAGTCATGACGACAACAACGGTGGAGGACGGGCGATCGCCCCCGACGAACCCTCAAATCCGGTCTTTCAAGACAATAGCCAGCCTGTCGAAAGTCTGCAGGTGTAA